The following proteins are co-located in the Victivallis lenta genome:
- the cdaA gene encoding diadenylate cyclase CdaA, with translation MLDTLVSVPNAVIIDYLKMFLEIFILTVVIYKTLHYLRGARGASVLAGITILLLVLTLLSKKLNLDVLNWLLTGIWGTLGAAVVIIFQPELRRAFAQLGSFSFFQGKRRREIITEIVNAAVNMSRRKCGALMVIERRIGLQNLVDDSVRLDIKVNAMVLESIFYPNSPLHDGAVIIRDDRIVAARAILPLTRAENISIRLGTRHRASLGVSEETDAVTVVVSEETGAISVACRGVLHRDLTGEELANYLEKLIILEQDDTDLAETVQMLEEQADRRDKTPGKGGA, from the coding sequence ATGCTGGATACGCTCGTTTCAGTGCCGAATGCGGTAATCATCGATTACCTTAAAATGTTTCTTGAGATCTTCATCCTGACGGTGGTGATCTACAAGACGCTGCATTATCTGCGCGGTGCGCGCGGCGCGTCGGTGCTGGCCGGAATCACGATTCTGCTGCTGGTGCTGACGCTGCTGTCGAAGAAGCTGAATCTCGACGTGCTGAACTGGCTGCTGACCGGCATCTGGGGGACGCTCGGCGCGGCGGTCGTCATCATCTTCCAGCCCGAGCTGCGCCGGGCGTTCGCGCAGCTCGGCAGTTTCAGCTTCTTTCAGGGCAAGCGGCGGCGTGAGATCATCACCGAAATCGTGAATGCCGCAGTCAACATGTCGCGCCGGAAATGCGGCGCGCTGATGGTGATCGAGCGGCGGATCGGGCTGCAGAATCTGGTGGACGACTCGGTCCGGCTCGATATCAAGGTCAATGCGATGGTGCTCGAGTCGATCTTTTACCCGAATTCGCCGCTGCACGACGGGGCGGTCATCATCCGTGACGACCGGATCGTCGCCGCGCGGGCGATTCTGCCGCTGACGCGGGCGGAGAATATCTCGATCCGGCTCGGCACGCGCCACCGCGCCTCGCTGGGGGTGTCGGAGGAGACCGACGCCGTCACCGTGGTGGTGTCGGAGGAAACCGGCGCGATCAGCGTCGCCTGCCGCGGCGTTCTTCACCGCGACCTGACCGGCGAAGAACTGGCGAATTATCTCGAAAAGCTCATCATTCTCGAACAGGACGACACGGATCTGGCCGAAACCGTCCAGATGCTCGAGGAACAGGCCGACCGGCGGGACAAGACCCCCGGCAAGGGAGGTGCGTGA
- a CDS encoding YbbR-like domain-containing protein codes for MDKRRRRSVFNWLYMLVRRDFWRKLIALFFALLLYFYVYNEIRAPQKVDNVPVDIILPPELMDVDPKPHFVTLEVKSTRNSGVSPSALRGRAQVDYNRYIPGKPYILTLKPEEFDSPLGVRVIQADPREITLNLQQRMTRDVPVRVTFSNRLSNDYKSSLASCIPSTVRVTGPEQLIRDLKSVSTRPVPLSEAVTEGFEYVATLEPPAGTSISPEKVTCQIDISRNYEQRTFQSLPVVLLTQPGGKPFKTEFPGPSRVEVTVRGLAGSVSTLLPGEVRPYLDISHIDKPGIYEVSAGCFLKGDGLDVKEIRPAQMKIKITE; via the coding sequence ATGGACAAACGCCGCCGCCGTTCCGTTTTCAACTGGCTTTACATGCTCGTCCGCCGCGATTTCTGGCGGAAGCTCATCGCGCTCTTTTTTGCGCTGCTGCTCTATTTTTACGTTTACAACGAGATCCGGGCGCCGCAGAAGGTCGACAATGTGCCGGTCGACATCATTCTGCCGCCGGAGTTGATGGATGTGGATCCGAAGCCGCATTTTGTGACGCTTGAAGTCAAGAGCACCCGCAATTCCGGGGTGTCGCCTTCCGCGTTGCGCGGGCGCGCGCAGGTCGACTATAACCGCTATATTCCGGGCAAGCCGTATATCCTGACGCTGAAGCCGGAGGAGTTCGACTCTCCGCTCGGCGTCCGGGTCATTCAGGCCGACCCGCGGGAGATCACGCTGAATCTGCAGCAGCGCATGACGCGCGACGTCCCGGTGCGGGTCACGTTTTCGAACCGGCTTTCGAACGATTACAAGAGTTCGCTGGCCAGCTGCATTCCGTCGACGGTCCGGGTGACCGGGCCGGAGCAGCTGATCCGCGACCTGAAATCGGTGTCGACCCGCCCGGTTCCGCTTTCGGAAGCGGTGACGGAGGGATTCGAGTATGTTGCGACGCTCGAACCGCCGGCCGGGACTTCCATCTCTCCGGAGAAGGTCACCTGCCAGATCGACATCAGCCGGAATTACGAGCAGCGGACGTTCCAGTCGCTGCCGGTTGTGTTGCTGACCCAGCCGGGCGGCAAGCCGTTCAAGACCGAATTTCCGGGGCCGTCGCGGGTTGAAGTCACCGTGCGCGGCCTGGCCGGGTCGGTTTCGACGCTGCTTCCGGGCGAGGTCCGCCCCTATCTCGACATTTCGCATATCGACAAGCCGGGAATCTACGAGGTCTCGGCAGGTTGTTTCCTGAAGGGCGACGGGCTGGATGTGAAGGAGATCCGCCCGGCTCAGATGAAAATAAAAATCACGGAATAA
- a CDS encoding peptidylprolyl isomerase yields the protein MIIKKLNTMFHKHSRWLFGGFTIVIIISFMGFLTPGQFGCDGFGSGSGMTVGTAFGEKVTLGDLEQIRRENDVLARAGMSMGRDMDYSEAFQRYCLEVAARRQGLAVGDAEVIDFVKKFPVFQENGQYSPARYKEFKENLVRAGGSDELFVEALRGVLLSAKLQNQLGYNRVVTDGELEAFYRRDNVKYDVKTAIFSTDAYLKDVKNDPAAMKAYFDEHAGNYRISGKVAAFLVEFPNARYLKEAEAKATDAEVKKFFDTRPQLFVKLAKDGKMPEFEACRKEAKAEFIKAACRDLAMRHAYEFAAAAYDAVSEAGDGRAEVFRKLAAKEKAEVVDTGLVDFNAPAIGKISSPELLQNLIAAFDNHWVTNPVAAGESVFVGLARERIPEKAATFNEVSAQVAADYRNAEATRLATEAAAKAEESLAAIEDGTARLKAFNELKGCTIREFRFSPAGEFPPMELFPSAGAAMRLNVDEVSKVLPAEGGPQLAILLKRTPADMKDFESKKEQLRSSLGNMKRELSIGVFEEEFMTQCQLDPKLVQR from the coding sequence ATGATTATCAAAAAGCTCAACACCATGTTTCACAAGCACAGCCGCTGGCTGTTCGGCGGATTTACGATTGTGATCATCATTTCGTTCATGGGGTTCCTGACGCCCGGCCAGTTCGGCTGTGACGGCTTCGGTTCGGGCAGCGGCATGACGGTGGGTACGGCGTTCGGAGAGAAGGTCACCCTCGGGGATCTCGAACAGATCAGGCGCGAAAACGATGTTCTGGCGCGGGCCGGAATGAGCATGGGCCGGGATATGGATTACTCCGAGGCGTTCCAGCGCTATTGTCTGGAGGTCGCGGCGCGGCGGCAGGGACTGGCCGTCGGCGATGCGGAGGTGATCGATTTCGTGAAGAAATTCCCGGTTTTCCAGGAAAACGGACAGTACAGCCCGGCGCGTTACAAGGAGTTCAAGGAAAATCTGGTCCGTGCCGGCGGCAGTGATGAGCTGTTCGTCGAGGCGCTTCGCGGCGTTCTCCTGTCGGCGAAGCTGCAGAACCAGCTCGGCTATAACCGGGTGGTCACGGACGGCGAGCTTGAGGCGTTCTACCGCCGCGACAACGTCAAGTACGACGTGAAAACGGCAATTTTCAGCACTGACGCTTACCTGAAGGATGTGAAGAACGATCCGGCCGCGATGAAGGCCTATTTCGACGAGCACGCCGGGAACTACCGGATCTCCGGCAAGGTCGCCGCGTTTCTGGTGGAGTTCCCGAATGCGCGCTATCTGAAAGAGGCCGAGGCGAAGGCGACCGATGCCGAAGTGAAGAAATTTTTCGATACCCGCCCGCAGCTTTTCGTGAAGCTCGCCAAGGACGGCAAGATGCCGGAGTTCGAGGCCTGCAGAAAGGAGGCGAAAGCCGAGTTCATCAAGGCCGCCTGCCGCGATCTTGCGATGCGGCATGCGTATGAGTTTGCTGCGGCCGCGTACGATGCGGTCAGCGAAGCCGGCGACGGCCGGGCCGAGGTGTTCCGGAAGCTCGCCGCGAAGGAGAAAGCCGAGGTGGTCGATACCGGTCTCGTCGACTTCAATGCGCCGGCAATCGGCAAGATCAGCTCCCCCGAGCTGTTGCAGAATCTGATCGCCGCGTTCGATAACCACTGGGTGACCAACCCGGTGGCGGCCGGTGAGAGCGTGTTCGTCGGTCTGGCCCGGGAGCGGATTCCGGAGAAGGCGGCGACGTTCAACGAGGTTTCCGCGCAGGTTGCCGCCGATTACCGCAATGCCGAAGCGACCCGGCTTGCGACTGAGGCGGCCGCGAAGGCTGAGGAATCGCTCGCCGCGATCGAGGACGGCACTGCCCGTCTGAAGGCGTTCAATGAGCTCAAGGGCTGCACGATCAGGGAGTTTCGTTTCTCCCCGGCCGGGGAGTTTCCGCCGATGGAGCTTTTTCCGTCCGCCGGCGCCGCGATGCGGCTGAATGTGGACGAGGTGTCGAAGGTGCTTCCGGCCGAAGGCGGCCCGCAGCTTGCGATCCTGCTGAAGCGCACGCCGGCCGACATGAAGGATTTCGAGTCGAAGAAGGAGCAGCTGCGTTCGAGCCTGGGCAATATGAAGCGCGAGCTCTCCATCGGTGTTTTCGAAGAGGAGTTCATGACCCAGTGCCAGCTTGATCCCAAACTGGTCCAGCGTTGA
- the rdgC gene encoding recombination-associated protein RdgC, producing the protein MPFERGSVTFSMFELSGELPEDLLGLFAAKKAGPLDSVDSEPQFGWVTGHHLLDTTIDEASAQLGGCYFLTLRQAVRKMPGALLNAICKREEQAYMRANELEYVSAKMKKQIREEALEKHIQKMPPALSGIPMVLDPNEKLLFVGATSRTQIDLFIDNFFQATKLEPLQLTPGLMLERAFQITEATFPVLNIANLPGSGAEPAIGRDFLMWLWFYSETIGKLQHPQYGEFDILIEGPLTFADEGEAKGAGETTVKKGDSPLRSAEAKAAVAVGKKLKKAKLSLTREKQVWSGTFDADQFAFGSFKLPEGDALTNEDEIFAERVQNLIVFREAMTLYFRKFAETMMGLEFPKFENEIREWAKNRDAI; encoded by the coding sequence ATGCCATTTGAACGCGGTAGTGTGACTTTTTCAATGTTTGAACTCAGCGGGGAGCTGCCGGAGGATCTGCTCGGGCTGTTCGCCGCGAAAAAGGCCGGTCCGCTCGATTCGGTCGATTCGGAGCCGCAGTTCGGCTGGGTGACCGGTCATCACCTGCTCGATACGACGATCGACGAAGCGTCGGCGCAGCTCGGCGGCTGCTACTTCCTGACGCTGCGCCAGGCGGTCCGCAAGATGCCGGGGGCGCTGCTGAACGCGATCTGCAAGCGCGAGGAACAGGCCTACATGAGGGCCAACGAGCTCGAATATGTGTCGGCCAAGATGAAGAAGCAGATCCGTGAGGAGGCGCTTGAGAAGCATATCCAGAAGATGCCGCCGGCGCTTTCCGGGATTCCGATGGTGCTCGATCCGAATGAGAAACTGCTTTTCGTCGGCGCCACGAGCCGGACCCAGATCGATCTTTTCATCGACAACTTTTTTCAGGCGACGAAGCTCGAGCCTCTGCAACTGACGCCGGGGCTCATGCTGGAACGGGCGTTCCAGATCACCGAGGCGACTTTCCCCGTACTGAATATCGCGAATTTGCCCGGGAGCGGCGCGGAGCCGGCGATCGGCCGCGATTTCCTGATGTGGCTCTGGTTTTACAGCGAGACGATCGGCAAGCTCCAGCATCCGCAGTACGGCGAATTCGACATCCTGATCGAAGGACCGCTGACCTTTGCGGACGAGGGCGAGGCGAAGGGCGCCGGCGAAACCACGGTCAAGAAGGGCGACTCCCCGCTTCGCAGCGCCGAGGCGAAGGCCGCGGTTGCGGTCGGCAAGAAGCTCAAGAAGGCGAAGCTGAGCCTGACCCGCGAGAAGCAGGTCTGGAGCGGCACCTTTGATGCGGACCAGTTCGCGTTCGGCTCGTTCAAGCTGCCGGAAGGCGATGCGCTGACCAACGAGGATGAGATCTTTGCCGAGCGCGTGCAGAACCTCATTGTGTTCCGCGAAGCGATGACGCTCTATTTCAGGAAGTTCGCCGAGACCATGATGGGGCTCGAATTCCCGAAGTTTGAAAATGAAATCCGTGAATGGGCGAAGAACCGTGATGCCATCTGA
- the trmB gene encoding tRNA (guanine(46)-N(7))-methyltransferase TrmB, with protein MPSDRIGNHPEDAEIRFFTGTWELYPAEELAAAAVVELDLGCGVGSYTAELAKRYPERKILAADVMVGRLRKLVKRCRRMGIGNMTILRTEARHLVAFMLPDESVDRLHLLCPDPWPKGRHSGHRLLTSDFVSQLHRVLKKDGIFHFSSDDEPYYTAVRGVLASSGLFVEAPEAIADLAGIRSDFEQRWNDEGKPVHHIACRRIPRLAHTIGH; from the coding sequence ATGCCATCTGACCGGATCGGAAACCACCCCGAAGATGCGGAGATCCGCTTTTTCACCGGAACCTGGGAGCTGTATCCGGCGGAGGAGCTCGCCGCCGCGGCGGTTGTCGAACTCGACCTCGGCTGCGGAGTCGGCTCCTACACGGCCGAACTTGCGAAGCGTTATCCGGAGCGGAAGATCCTGGCGGCCGACGTCATGGTCGGGCGGCTGCGCAAGCTTGTGAAGCGCTGCCGCCGCATGGGAATCGGAAACATGACCATATTGCGGACCGAGGCGCGCCATCTGGTTGCTTTCATGCTGCCGGATGAATCGGTCGACCGGCTGCATCTGCTCTGCCCGGACCCGTGGCCGAAGGGGCGGCACAGCGGCCACCGGCTGCTGACCAGCGATTTTGTTTCGCAGTTGCATAGGGTGTTGAAAAAGGACGGGATTTTTCACTTTTCGAGCGATGACGAACCGTATTACACGGCCGTGCGCGGCGTCCTGGCCTCTTCGGGGCTTTTCGTCGAAGCGCCGGAGGCGATCGCCGACCTGGCCGGAATCCGGAGCGATTTCGAGCAGCGATGGAATGACGAAGGCAAGCCGGTGCATCATATCGCCTGCCGGCGCATTCCGCGCCTGGCGCACACGATCGGCCATTGA
- the tyrS gene encoding tyrosine--tRNA ligase: MDTMNIFQELKARGFCYQQTDEEAIEKLLSTERVKFYVGFDPTGNSLHVGHLLPVMAMRLMQKAGHIPIVLVGGATARIGDPSGKKTARPMMTLETIAENVACLQKQLSRFIRTENGEAHFVNNADWLCKIGYIDMLREVGTIFSVNRMMAQESVKSRLEDGLTFLEFNYSILQAYDFMVLNRDFGCKLEMGGQDQWGNMVAGTELIRRKLGREVHCMTIPLLMDSNGEKFGKTAGGNNVWLDVNRTSVFDYYQFWRNSDDSQVEKLMLYFSPLPVDEIRRICDPAGNINRAKEILAYEATCLAHGEEAAREAFVTAGTRFGFADPECRVQTTSGIAKVDRSSVQAELPTAAVTAAELDDPAGLSIPKLLVLAGLCKTNSDGRRLIQGGAVSIDDVKVTDVNAKITRENFADGSFVLRAGKKNFRRVVLEQ, translated from the coding sequence ATGGATACGATGAACATTTTTCAGGAACTGAAGGCACGCGGTTTCTGCTACCAGCAGACCGACGAAGAAGCGATCGAGAAACTTCTGAGCACCGAGCGGGTCAAGTTCTATGTGGGGTTCGATCCGACCGGGAACAGTCTTCATGTCGGCCATCTGCTGCCGGTCATGGCCATGCGCCTCATGCAGAAGGCCGGGCATATTCCGATCGTGCTGGTCGGCGGCGCGACCGCCCGTATCGGGGACCCCTCCGGCAAGAAGACTGCGCGACCGATGATGACGCTCGAAACCATCGCCGAAAATGTCGCCTGTCTGCAGAAGCAGCTTTCGCGTTTCATCAGAACCGAGAACGGTGAAGCGCATTTCGTGAACAATGCGGACTGGCTCTGCAAGATCGGCTATATCGATATGCTGCGCGAGGTCGGAACCATTTTCAGCGTGAACCGCATGATGGCGCAGGAATCGGTCAAGTCGCGCCTTGAGGACGGGCTGACCTTCCTCGAATTCAACTACTCGATTCTGCAGGCGTACGACTTCATGGTGCTGAACCGCGATTTCGGCTGCAAGCTCGAGATGGGCGGCCAGGACCAGTGGGGCAATATGGTTGCGGGGACGGAGCTGATCCGGCGCAAACTCGGCCGGGAGGTTCACTGCATGACCATTCCGCTGCTGATGGACAGCAACGGCGAGAAGTTCGGCAAGACCGCCGGCGGAAACAACGTCTGGCTCGACGTGAATCGCACGAGCGTGTTCGACTACTACCAGTTCTGGCGGAATTCCGACGATTCGCAGGTCGAGAAGCTCATGCTTTACTTCAGCCCGCTTCCGGTCGACGAGATCAGGCGGATCTGCGATCCGGCCGGCAACATCAACCGCGCGAAGGAGATTCTCGCGTATGAGGCGACCTGCCTCGCCCACGGCGAAGAGGCGGCGCGCGAGGCGTTTGTGACCGCCGGCACCCGCTTCGGTTTCGCGGACCCCGAATGCAGAGTTCAGACGACGAGCGGCATTGCGAAGGTCGACCGCAGTTCGGTGCAGGCCGAGCTGCCGACCGCGGCGGTGACGGCGGCGGAGCTCGACGACCCGGCCGGGCTTTCGATCCCGAAGCTTCTGGTGCTGGCGGGACTGTGCAAAACCAACAGCGACGGCCGCCGTCTGATTCAGGGCGGTGCGGTCAGCATTGACGATGTGAAGGTGACCGATGTGAATGCGAAGATCACGCGGGAGAATTTTGCGGACGGTTCGTTCGTTCTGCGGGCCGGCAAAAAGAATTTCCGCCGGGTGGTTCTCGAACAGTAA
- a CDS encoding lactonase family protein codes for MTPQFYIAAMSEKPEGGIYRYRMRENAVPEQVGFTPMPGVNYLAFSPDRKFMFSTCIIDGQGGVASYAVGEDGALTFLSSMASGGKSACYVITDPAGEFLYCANYSTGDFSEFRLDGDGRIVERTQLVRHEGRGPNVSRQEGPHTHFTNMTPDGKYLVVIDLGVDALYAYRLDPGRGIDAANPKVSKMTPGDGPRHLVFDRSGRIAYLANELGNSVTSLTYDDGVFTVIGKVTTLPRFQEGATKVAAIRLSQDERFLFVSNRGYDSIAVYELDGKGGMKPFDLVLSGGSSPRDINFLPGCRWFGAANEFSDTVFFFDCDGRGRLTPNGCVLRLPRPLHIFW; via the coding sequence ATGACGCCGCAGTTTTATATCGCAGCAATGTCGGAGAAGCCGGAAGGCGGAATCTACCGTTACCGGATGCGGGAGAATGCCGTTCCGGAACAGGTCGGCTTCACGCCGATGCCGGGGGTGAACTATCTGGCTTTTTCGCCGGACCGTAAATTCATGTTTTCGACCTGCATCATCGACGGGCAGGGCGGCGTCGCGTCGTATGCGGTCGGCGAGGACGGCGCGCTCACGTTTCTGAGCAGCATGGCTTCGGGCGGGAAATCCGCCTGCTACGTCATCACCGATCCGGCCGGGGAGTTCCTGTACTGCGCGAACTATTCGACCGGGGACTTTTCGGAATTCCGGCTCGACGGGGACGGCCGGATCGTCGAACGGACGCAGCTGGTCCGCCACGAGGGCCGCGGGCCGAACGTCTCGCGGCAGGAGGGGCCGCACACCCATTTCACGAATATGACGCCGGACGGGAAGTATCTTGTGGTTATCGACCTCGGCGTCGATGCGCTGTATGCGTACCGGCTCGACCCCGGTCGGGGAATCGACGCCGCAAACCCGAAGGTGTCGAAAATGACGCCCGGCGACGGGCCGCGCCATCTGGTCTTCGACCGGTCCGGACGGATCGCCTATCTGGCCAATGAGCTCGGCAACAGCGTGACTTCGCTGACCTATGACGACGGGGTTTTCACGGTCATCGGCAAGGTCACCACGCTGCCGCGCTTTCAGGAAGGGGCGACGAAGGTCGCCGCCATCCGGCTTTCGCAGGACGAGCGGTTTCTCTTCGTTTCGAACCGCGGCTACGATTCGATTGCGGTTTACGAGCTCGACGGAAAGGGCGGCATGAAGCCGTTCGATCTGGTGCTTTCGGGCGGCTCGAGTCCGCGCGACATCAACTTCCTGCCCGGCTGCCGGTGGTTCGGCGCGGCGAACGAATTCTCCGATACTGTGTTTTTCTTCGACTGCGACGGCCGCGGCAGGCTGACGCCGAACGGGTGTGTGCTGCGGCTGCCCCGTCCGCTCCACATCTTCTGGTGA
- a CDS encoding PaaI family thioesterase translates to MEMDALKALLNNDDRFCRYNGMRIDVLRLGYAEAVMDITENSLNGLGIAQGGSIFTLADLAFAGAANSHGFRTVGLNSNINFIRPGVGRQLRAKATEVSRGRRTCVYRVEVFNDDGKIVAHGSSTGFITEEKF, encoded by the coding sequence ATGGAAATGGATGCTCTGAAGGCTCTGCTCAACAACGACGACCGATTCTGCCGCTACAACGGCATGCGGATCGACGTCCTGCGCCTCGGATATGCGGAGGCGGTGATGGACATCACCGAAAATTCCCTGAACGGCCTCGGCATTGCGCAGGGAGGCTCGATCTTCACCCTCGCCGACCTCGCGTTTGCCGGGGCGGCCAATTCGCACGGCTTCCGTACCGTCGGTTTGAATTCGAACATCAACTTCATCCGTCCCGGCGTGGGCAGGCAACTGCGCGCCAAGGCGACGGAGGTCAGCCGCGGCCGCCGCACCTGCGTCTACCGCGTCGAGGTCTTCAATGATGACGGCAAAATCGTCGCCCACGGCAGCTCAACCGGCTTCATCACCGAAGAAAAATTTTAA
- a CDS encoding sodium-dependent transporter, whose product MDTETRESWSGKLGFVLAAAGSAIGLGNIWKFPYITGMNGGGAFVLVYLGCILLFGLPLMLCEIAIGRKTGRNPYGAFKALQVKRSRMADAIAVLLLLGSLSLAGAGHYGFAAVLFGAALLFLWLGFAAVGLLSLITAMIILSYYAVVGAWIVDYVYRSFSGGLHFTQVSEAAEVFRNYQDTEPGRIALELVIFMTMTAGMIIFGIRKGIERCSKVLMPLLLFLLLAVIVRGVTLPGAREGIRFFLNPDFSKLSTAGVLEALGHAFYSLSLAMGITITYGSYLRKDENIFSTAVWVVALDTAAALLGGLAIFPAVFAMQLAPDAGPGLIFNVLPATFYRIPGGMGWVWAGLFFLMMTIAALTSAAALLESGVTFLMDQFKFRRVPTVLCTYAGITLLGFLTCYSTNHWDNLPGVDRFVRNVFNVRTGSWFDLLDKLTSNWMLPLLGLLTVIFVGWIWGARKAGRELREGTHGFADENLITLLSGFRGEPRYMDSANSGLTVLTLWGLLVRYVAPVIMATIFIQVITA is encoded by the coding sequence ATGGATACGGAGACGCGCGAAAGTTGGAGCGGCAAACTCGGTTTCGTTCTCGCCGCCGCCGGGTCCGCCATCGGACTCGGCAACATCTGGAAGTTTCCGTATATCACGGGCATGAACGGGGGAGGCGCGTTCGTGCTGGTTTATCTCGGCTGCATCCTGCTCTTCGGGCTGCCGCTGATGCTCTGTGAGATTGCGATCGGGCGCAAGACCGGGCGCAATCCGTACGGGGCGTTCAAAGCCCTTCAGGTCAAGCGTTCCCGGATGGCGGACGCCATTGCGGTCCTGCTGCTGCTCGGGTCGCTGTCGCTGGCGGGGGCGGGACATTACGGCTTCGCGGCGGTTCTCTTCGGCGCCGCGCTGCTTTTCCTGTGGCTCGGTTTCGCGGCGGTCGGGCTGCTGTCGCTCATCACGGCGATGATCATTCTGTCGTATTACGCGGTGGTCGGCGCCTGGATCGTCGATTACGTCTATCGTTCCTTTTCCGGCGGACTCCATTTCACGCAGGTTTCCGAGGCGGCGGAGGTGTTCCGCAATTACCAGGATACGGAGCCGGGCCGCATCGCTCTTGAACTGGTCATCTTCATGACCATGACTGCCGGCATGATCATCTTCGGCATCCGGAAGGGGATCGAACGCTGCTCGAAGGTGCTTATGCCGCTTCTGCTCTTCCTGCTGCTTGCCGTGATCGTGCGCGGCGTGACGCTGCCCGGCGCGCGGGAGGGCATCCGCTTCTTCCTGAATCCGGATTTCTCGAAACTCAGTACGGCGGGTGTCCTGGAAGCGCTCGGCCACGCTTTCTACTCGCTGAGCCTGGCCATGGGCATCACCATCACCTACGGCAGCTATCTGCGCAAGGATGAGAACATCTTCTCCACGGCGGTCTGGGTCGTCGCGCTCGACACTGCGGCCGCGCTGCTCGGAGGGCTCGCGATTTTTCCGGCCGTCTTCGCCATGCAGCTCGCACCGGATGCCGGGCCGGGGCTGATTTTCAACGTGCTGCCGGCCACTTTCTACCGGATTCCGGGCGGCATGGGCTGGGTCTGGGCCGGACTCTTCTTCCTCATGATGACCATTGCGGCACTGACCAGCGCGGCGGCGCTGCTCGAAAGCGGCGTGACTTTCCTGATGGACCAGTTCAAGTTCCGGCGCGTGCCGACCGTGCTCTGCACCTACGCCGGCATCACGCTGCTCGGGTTCCTGACCTGTTACAGCACGAACCACTGGGACAATCTGCCCGGCGTGGACCGGTTCGTCCGGAACGTGTTCAACGTCCGGACCGGCTCCTGGTTCGACCTGCTCGACAAGCTGACCTCCAACTGGATGCTGCCGCTGCTCGGGCTGCTGACCGTGATTTTCGTCGGCTGGATCTGGGGCGCGCGCAAGGCGGGCCGCGAGCTTCGCGAGGGAACGCACGGGTTTGCGGACGAGAACCTCATCACGCTGCTCTCCGGTTTCCGCGGCGAGCCGCGGTATATGGACTCCGCCAATTCCGGTCTGACCGTCCTGACGCTCTGGGGGCTCCTCGTCCGTTACGTCGCGCCGGTCATCATGGCGACCATCTTCATTCAGGTCATCACTGCGTAA
- a CDS encoding lipopolysaccharide kinase InaA family protein: MIRESGNLNPGQLKRRALSEMHIRFGSSWFHSEPGFQAVKKAFFEAPELFAGGEVIWKTRNKAVRKVTLPAEYGGITLAFKDYAGIKPLRYALRCSKTALEAANYRAFTALGIPMATLLFAGDDRRNFRLNRSFLATRFAEGYVDGREFLPGGSLRGTPEQKEFIDRNLVYVAGLHSIHCFHKAVRVFNFLWKPLGDGKIDIVWIDVASCRFLSVPGCVFRKYMVKDLAMFFRDLELPDEELRNALENYRKHNPNCALSGNGLFEAVRAEAARPR; encoded by the coding sequence ATGATTCGAGAGTCAGGCAACCTCAATCCCGGGCAGTTGAAACGCCGGGCTCTCTCCGAAATGCACATCCGTTTCGGTTCGAGCTGGTTTCACTCGGAGCCCGGATTTCAGGCGGTGAAAAAAGCGTTTTTCGAGGCGCCGGAGCTGTTCGCCGGCGGCGAGGTGATCTGGAAAACCCGCAACAAAGCGGTCCGCAAAGTTACGCTCCCGGCCGAATACGGCGGCATCACGCTGGCCTTCAAGGACTACGCCGGCATCAAGCCGCTGCGCTATGCGCTGCGCTGTTCGAAAACCGCGCTCGAAGCGGCGAACTACCGGGCCTTCACCGCGCTCGGCATCCCGATGGCAACGCTGCTTTTCGCAGGAGATGACCGAAGGAATTTCCGCCTGAACCGTTCGTTTCTCGCCACCCGGTTCGCGGAGGGCTACGTCGACGGACGGGAGTTCCTGCCCGGCGGCAGCCTGCGCGGAACGCCCGAACAGAAGGAGTTCATCGACCGGAATCTGGTCTACGTCGCGGGGCTCCATTCGATTCACTGCTTCCACAAGGCGGTCCGGGTGTTCAACTTCCTCTGGAAACCGCTCGGGGACGGAAAAATCGACATCGTCTGGATCGACGTCGCCAGTTGCCGTTTTCTGTCGGTTCCGGGCTGTGTGTTCAGGAAATATATGGTGAAAGACCTCGCTATGTTCTTCCGCGATCTCGAACTCCCCGACGAGGAGTTGCGCAATGCGCTCGAAAACTACCGGAAACACAACCCGAACTGTGCGCTCTCCGGCAACGGGCTCTTCGAAGCGGTCCGGGCCGAAGCGGCCCGGCCGCGCTGA